One stretch of Brachyhypopomus gauderio isolate BG-103 chromosome 8, BGAUD_0.2, whole genome shotgun sequence DNA includes these proteins:
- the LOC143522042 gene encoding uncharacterized protein LOC143522042, translating into MTYGSAGSVQSEMNPMATEWTQETVLRFLTERGGRVRNGDLIDNFRAAIPTDPKSKTAAKEAFKRCVDTVAFVKVENGEKYVCLKKKFRGWDENSNGHVQDTGSIVHPQRCVVGDGSGPDGVVLVKLREEDHEKTVLTQCCPGMTETDEDGDAKQKMLPAVDCGTDRAGDAQPPAIIWESLSVETAEARVSRTEMGNRSTCISEGMEHESGGKTLQTGGSAALEMSVPEMVVTECPVPVETDGAEMIPPQPACSPTSGSRFVCELKPPEEENPARRGSQCFRRRSSRGSQRGDPSDGGADEGRLDPAVTSGGDGSTPKGSRENFIKHMMISSPQVRRSMVLRNSVHLPAKCKDPLSECDFCGAEDESAAVTLDPLEHEWMMCASDGEWENLHRLLTSDPNLITKKDFVTGFTCLHWAAKLGRPELVAVLVNFAKKHGVMVNINVRSSIIFYEDKNFQGRWYVSSGDCADLTIYLSSCCSCRVESGYFMVYDQPNFKGNQYFVRVGAYSHYQCMGMVDSIRSCRMIPPHRGAFRIRIYERENFGGQKYEVTEDCDSFLERYHLSEMQSCHVTDGHWLVYEQPHYKGRMVFLRPGEYRSLREFGPSSPVKFSSMRRITDSCH; encoded by the exons ATGACCTATGGTTCAGCTGGTTCAGTCCAATCTGAGATGAATCCGATGGCGACCGAATGGACCCAAGAAACGGTTCTACGTTTTCTAacggagagaggagggagagtgaggaacGGGGATCTGATAGATAATTTCAGGGCAGCTATTCCCACCGATCCTAAGAGTAAAACGGCAGCAAAAGAAGCTTTTAAGAGGTGCGTGGACACCGTAGCCTTCGTGAAAGTGGAAAACGGGGAAAAATATGTTTGCCTGAAAAAGAAGTTTAGGGGATGGGATGAAAACAGCAACGGCCATGTGCAGGACACTGGGTCCATTGTGCATCCGCAGCGCTGCGTGGTTGGTGATGGCAGTGGACCCGACGGCGTGGTACTTGTCAAACTCCGCGAGGAAGACCACGAAAAAACGGTCCTGACCCAATGCTGCCCAGGGATGACGGAAACCGACGAAGACGGAGACGCCAAACAGAAAATGCTGCCTGCCGTGGATTGCGGAACCGATCGCGCCGGAGATGCGCAACCGCCTGCGATCATTTGGGAATCCTTGTCGGTCGAGACCGCAGAAGCTCGTGTCTCCAGGACAGAAATGGGTAACCGGTCCACATGTATCAGCGAGGGGATGGAACATGAATCTGGTGGGAAAACTTTACAGACAGGTGGGTCAGCAGCCTTGGAGATGAGTGTACCAGAGATGGTGGTGACAGAGTGTCCGGTACCGGTGGAGACCGACGGGGCTGAGATGATCCCTCCACAGCCCGCGTGTTCACCCACGAGTGGGAGCAGATTCGTGTGTGAGCTGAAACCCCCCGAGGAGGAGAACCCGGCGCGGAGAGGATCGCAGTGTTTCAGGCGCAGGTCCTCCAGAGGTTCGCAGCGCGGCGACCCGTCCGACGGCGGCGCGGACGAGGGACGTTTGGATCCGGCGGTCACGTCGGGCGGGGACGGCAGCACGCCCAAAGGCAGCCGGGAGAATTTCATCAAGCACATGATGATCAGTTCCCCGCAGGTGCGACGCAGCATGGTGCTGAGAAACTCGGTCCATCTCCCCGCTAAGTGTAAAGATCCGCTGAGCGAGTGCGACTTCTGCGGTGCCGAGGACGAAAGCGCGGCGGTCACTCTGGACCCGCTGGAGCACGAGTGGATGATGTGCGCGTCCGACGGGGAGTGGGAGAACCTGCACCGGCTCCTCACCAGCGACCCGAACCTCATCACCAAGAAGGACTTCGTGACGGGCTTCACCTGTCTTCACTGGGCTGCCAAGCTGGGCAGGCCCGAGTTGGTGGCCGTCCTCGTGAATTTCGCGAAGAAGCACGGAGTGATGGTGAACATAAACGTGCGCTCGAGT ATAATCTTCTACGAGGACAAGAACTTCCAGGGTCGCTGGTACGTGAGCAGTGGGGACTGTGCTGACCTCACCATCTACCTGAGCTCCTGCTGCTCCTGCAGGGTGGAGAGCGGCTACTTTATGGTCTACGACCAGCCCAACTTCAAGGGGAACCAGTACTTCGTGAGGGTGGGCGCATACTCCCACTACCAGTGCATGGGGATGGTCGATTCCATCAGATCCTGCCGAATGATCCCTCCG CACCGTGGGGCCTTCAGAATCAGGATCTATGAGAGAGAGAACTTCGGGGGTCAGAAGTACGAGGTCACAGAAGACTGTGACTCCTTTCTGGAGCGCTACCACCTGTCGGAGATGCAGTCGTGCCATGTGACGGATGGCCACTGGCTGGTGTACGAACAACCACACTACAAAGGCAGGATGGTGTTCCTGCGGCCCGGAGAGTACAGGAGCTTGCGTGAGTTTGGACCGAGCTCTCCAGTGAAGTTCAGTTCCATGAGACGCATCACAGACTCCTGTCATTAA
- the septin10 gene encoding septin-10 isoform X2 yields the protein MATSDVARQGERNARPLSLSGHVGFDSLPDQLVSKSTNQGFCFNILCIGETGIGKSTLMDTLFNTNFENFESSHFEPRVKLRAQTYDLQESNVRLKLTIVNTVGFGDQMNKQESYQHVVDYIDTQFESYLQEELKIKRSLHNYHDSRIHACLYFIAPSGHSLKSLDLVTMKKLDSKVNIIPVIAKADTISKSELHKFKLKIMSELVSNGVQIYQFPTDDETVSKINTAMNGHLPFAVVGSTEEVKIGNKMVKARQYPWGVVQVENENHCDFVKLREMLICVNMEDLREQTHTRHYELYRRCKLEEMGFRDTDPESKPVSLQETYEAKRQEFLLELQRREEEMRQTFVQRVKEKEAELKEAERELQGKFEQLKRLHVEEKSKLDDKRKNLEDEMSSFGKRKAAAELLQGQAFTANSNLKKDKDRKNSGFM from the exons ATGGCTACATCTGACGTTGCACGACAAGGG GAGAGAAATGCTCGTCCTCTGTCCCTGTCCGGTCACGTGGGCTTCGACAGCTTACCAGACCAGCTGGTCAGCAAATCCACCAATCAGGGCTTCTGTTTCAACATCCTGTGCATAG GAGAGACGGGTATAGGGAAGTCTACTCTGATGGACACCCTCTTCAACACCAATTTTGAGAACTTCGAATCTTCTCACTTCGAGCCGCGGGTGAAGCTGCGTGCCCAGACATACGACCTACAGGAGAGCAACGTGCGCCTCAAACTCACCATCGTCAACACCGTGGGCTTCGGAGACCAGATGAACAAgcaggagag CTACCAGCACGTGGTGGACTACATCGACACGCAGTTCGAGTCCTACCTGCAGGAGGAGCTGAAGATCAAGCGCTCGCTGCACAACTACCACGACTCGCGCATCCACGCCTGCCTGTACTTCATCGCCCCCTCTGGCCACTCGCTGAAATCGCTCGACCTCGTCACCATGAAGAAACTGGACAGTAAG GTGAACATAATCCCAGTCATTGCCAAGGCAGACACCATCTCCAAGAGTGAGCTGCACAAGTTCAAGCTGAAGATCATGAGTGAACTGGTCAGTAATGGAGTGCAGATCTATCAGTTCCCCACCGACGATGAGACCGTCTCCAAGATCAACACCGCCATGAAC GGCCACTTGCCGTTTGCAGTGGTGGGCAGCACAGAGGAGGTGAAGATCGGCAATAAGATGGTGAAGGCGAGACAGTACCCATGGGGAGTGGTGCAGG tggagAACGAGAATCACTGTGACTTCGTGAAGCTGCGTGAGATGCTGATCTGCGTGAACATGGAGGACCTGCGtgagcagacacacacgcgcCACTATGAGCTCTACAGACGCTGCAAGCTGGAGGAGATGGGCTTCAGAGACACGGACCCAGAGAGCAAGCCCGTCAG CCTGCAGGAGACCTACGAGGCGAAGCGTCAGGAGTTCTTGCTGGAGCTTCagcggagggaggaggagatgagacaGACGTTTGTGCAGCGTGTCAAAGAGAaggaggcggagctaaaggAGGCGGAGAGAGAG CTGCAGGGTAAGTTTGAGCAGCTGAAGCGCTTGCACGTGGAGGAGAAGAGCAAGCTGGACGACAAGCGTAAGAACCTGGAGGACGAGATGAGCTCCTTCGGCAAGAGGAAGGCGGCGGCCGAGCTGCTGCAAGGCCAGGCCTTCACCGCCAACTCCAACCTCAAGAAGGACAAAGATCGCAAGAA CTCTGGGTTCATGTGA
- the septin10 gene encoding septin-10 isoform X1, with protein sequence MATSDVARQGQERNARPLSLSGHVGFDSLPDQLVSKSTNQGFCFNILCIGETGIGKSTLMDTLFNTNFENFESSHFEPRVKLRAQTYDLQESNVRLKLTIVNTVGFGDQMNKQESYQHVVDYIDTQFESYLQEELKIKRSLHNYHDSRIHACLYFIAPSGHSLKSLDLVTMKKLDSKVNIIPVIAKADTISKSELHKFKLKIMSELVSNGVQIYQFPTDDETVSKINTAMNGHLPFAVVGSTEEVKIGNKMVKARQYPWGVVQVENENHCDFVKLREMLICVNMEDLREQTHTRHYELYRRCKLEEMGFRDTDPESKPVSLQETYEAKRQEFLLELQRREEEMRQTFVQRVKEKEAELKEAERELQGKFEQLKRLHVEEKSKLDDKRKNLEDEMSSFGKRKAAAELLQGQAFTANSNLKKDKDRKNSGFM encoded by the exons ATGGCTACATCTGACGTTGCACGACAAGGG CAGGAGAGAAATGCTCGTCCTCTGTCCCTGTCCGGTCACGTGGGCTTCGACAGCTTACCAGACCAGCTGGTCAGCAAATCCACCAATCAGGGCTTCTGTTTCAACATCCTGTGCATAG GAGAGACGGGTATAGGGAAGTCTACTCTGATGGACACCCTCTTCAACACCAATTTTGAGAACTTCGAATCTTCTCACTTCGAGCCGCGGGTGAAGCTGCGTGCCCAGACATACGACCTACAGGAGAGCAACGTGCGCCTCAAACTCACCATCGTCAACACCGTGGGCTTCGGAGACCAGATGAACAAgcaggagag CTACCAGCACGTGGTGGACTACATCGACACGCAGTTCGAGTCCTACCTGCAGGAGGAGCTGAAGATCAAGCGCTCGCTGCACAACTACCACGACTCGCGCATCCACGCCTGCCTGTACTTCATCGCCCCCTCTGGCCACTCGCTGAAATCGCTCGACCTCGTCACCATGAAGAAACTGGACAGTAAG GTGAACATAATCCCAGTCATTGCCAAGGCAGACACCATCTCCAAGAGTGAGCTGCACAAGTTCAAGCTGAAGATCATGAGTGAACTGGTCAGTAATGGAGTGCAGATCTATCAGTTCCCCACCGACGATGAGACCGTCTCCAAGATCAACACCGCCATGAAC GGCCACTTGCCGTTTGCAGTGGTGGGCAGCACAGAGGAGGTGAAGATCGGCAATAAGATGGTGAAGGCGAGACAGTACCCATGGGGAGTGGTGCAGG tggagAACGAGAATCACTGTGACTTCGTGAAGCTGCGTGAGATGCTGATCTGCGTGAACATGGAGGACCTGCGtgagcagacacacacgcgcCACTATGAGCTCTACAGACGCTGCAAGCTGGAGGAGATGGGCTTCAGAGACACGGACCCAGAGAGCAAGCCCGTCAG CCTGCAGGAGACCTACGAGGCGAAGCGTCAGGAGTTCTTGCTGGAGCTTCagcggagggaggaggagatgagacaGACGTTTGTGCAGCGTGTCAAAGAGAaggaggcggagctaaaggAGGCGGAGAGAGAG CTGCAGGGTAAGTTTGAGCAGCTGAAGCGCTTGCACGTGGAGGAGAAGAGCAAGCTGGACGACAAGCGTAAGAACCTGGAGGACGAGATGAGCTCCTTCGGCAAGAGGAAGGCGGCGGCCGAGCTGCTGCAAGGCCAGGCCTTCACCGCCAACTCCAACCTCAAGAAGGACAAAGATCGCAAGAA CTCTGGGTTCATGTGA